One stretch of Streptomyces hygroscopicus DNA includes these proteins:
- a CDS encoding cobalt ABC transporter ATP-binding protein, producing the protein MIRFEQVSVHYDGAARPALAGVDLTVPEGELCLLVGPSGVGKSTLLGAVSGLVPHFTGGTLRGRVTVAGRDTRTHKPRELADVVGTVGQDPLAHFVTDTVEDELAYGMESLGIAPDTMRRRVEETLDLLGLAELRDRPIATLSGGQRQRVAIGSVLTTHPRVLVLDEPTSALDPAAAEEVLAVLQRLVHDLGTTVLMAEHRLERVVQYADQMILLPSPGAAPLAGPPAELLPVSPVQPPVVALGGLAGWRSPMPLSVRDARRKAGSLRERLASLTPRTVADPPPDEPVGEVARLSVRHGRVEALRGVDLSVRPGETVALMGRNGAGKSTLLASLVGLHEPASGSVRVGPGRVVPHRTRPAELLRQVGLVPQEPRDLLYADTVAAECAAADQDAGAAPGTCRELVGRLLPEVADTAHPRDLSEGQRLALALSVILTARPPLLLLDEPTRGLDYAAKARLVEVVRGLAADGHAIVLATHDVELAAELAHRVVILAEGEVVADGPTAEVVVSSPAFAPQVAKVLAPLPWLTVPQVRQALEGTP; encoded by the coding sequence GTGATCCGGTTCGAGCAGGTGTCGGTGCACTACGACGGGGCGGCGCGGCCAGCACTGGCGGGGGTGGATCTGACCGTCCCCGAAGGGGAGTTGTGTCTGCTCGTCGGCCCGTCCGGGGTCGGCAAGTCGACACTGCTGGGCGCCGTCTCCGGTCTCGTACCGCATTTCACCGGCGGCACCCTGCGCGGCCGCGTCACCGTCGCGGGCCGGGACACCCGTACCCACAAGCCGCGTGAACTGGCCGACGTCGTCGGCACCGTGGGCCAGGACCCGCTCGCGCACTTCGTCACCGACACCGTCGAGGACGAGCTGGCCTACGGCATGGAGTCCCTCGGCATCGCGCCGGACACCATGCGCCGCCGGGTCGAGGAGACCCTCGATCTGCTGGGCCTCGCCGAGTTGCGGGACCGTCCCATCGCCACGCTCTCCGGCGGGCAGCGGCAGCGCGTGGCCATCGGCTCGGTGCTCACGACCCACCCCCGCGTCCTGGTCCTCGACGAACCGACCTCCGCGCTCGACCCGGCCGCGGCCGAGGAGGTGCTGGCCGTGTTGCAGCGGCTGGTGCACGACCTGGGCACCACCGTGCTGATGGCCGAGCACCGCCTGGAGCGGGTGGTGCAGTACGCGGACCAGATGATCCTGCTGCCCTCCCCCGGCGCCGCCCCGCTGGCCGGGCCACCGGCCGAGTTGCTGCCGGTGTCGCCCGTCCAGCCCCCCGTGGTGGCGCTGGGCGGCCTCGCGGGGTGGCGGTCGCCGATGCCGCTGTCCGTACGGGACGCGCGCCGCAAGGCGGGGTCGCTGCGGGAGCGGCTGGCGTCGCTCACCCCGCGGACGGTGGCCGATCCGCCGCCGGACGAGCCGGTGGGCGAGGTGGCGCGGCTGTCCGTACGCCACGGCCGCGTCGAGGCGCTGCGCGGAGTGGACCTGTCGGTGCGGCCGGGCGAGACGGTGGCGCTGATGGGACGCAACGGAGCGGGCAAGTCCACGCTTCTGGCGAGCCTGGTCGGACTGCACGAACCGGCCTCGGGGTCGGTGCGGGTCGGCCCGGGCCGGGTCGTACCGCATCGCACCCGCCCCGCCGAACTGCTGCGCCAGGTGGGCCTCGTACCGCAGGAGCCGCGCGATCTGCTCTACGCGGACACGGTCGCCGCCGAATGCGCGGCGGCCGACCAGGACGCGGGCGCGGCGCCCGGCACCTGCCGTGAGCTGGTCGGCCGGCTGCTGCCGGAGGTGGCGGACACCGCCCACCCCCGCGATCTGTCGGAGGGGCAGCGGCTGGCGCTGGCCCTGTCCGTCATCCTCACCGCCCGCCCGCCCCTGTTGCTGCTCGACGAGCCGACGCGCGGGCTCGACTACGCGGCGAAGGCGCGGCTGGTGGAGGTGGTGCGGGGGCTGGCGGCGGACGGCCATGCGATCGTTCTGGCCACCCACGATGTGGAGCTGGCGGCCGAACTCGCCCACCGCGTCGTCATCCTGGCCGAGGGCGAGGTGGTCGCGGACGGGCCCACGGCGGAGGTGGTGGTGTCCTCCCCCGCGTTCGCCCCACAGGTGGCCAAGGTCCTGGCCCCGCTGCCGTGGCTGACGGTGCCACAGGTGCGCCAGGCGCTGGAGGGAACACCGTGA
- a CDS encoding aldehyde dehydrogenase, which translates to MGDLIEHGQLFIGGTLTDPAGDDTIEVVSPHTEEVIGRVPHAARGDVDRAVAVARTAFDEGPWPRMSVAERIAVVTRIKDAIAVRHEEIARVISAQNGSPYSWSVLAQALGAMMVWDAAITVARDFGYEERRAGVLGPLLVRREPVGVVAAVVPWNVPQFVAAAKLAPALLAGCSVILKPSPETPLDSYILAEITAEAGLPEGVLSILPADREVSEYLVGHPGVDKVSFTGSVAAGKRVMEVASRHLTRVTLELGGKSAAVILPDADLDAAVAGIVPNAWMNNGQACVAQTRILAPRSHYDEIAERFAAAASALVVGDPLDPATQVGPLVARRQQKRSLDYIALGQREGAKVLTGGGRPEALDTGWYVEPTLFGDVGNGMRIAREEIFGPVICLLPYGDEEEAARIANDSDYGLSGSVWTADVGHGIDFARRIRTGTYSVNTFSLDMLGPFGGYKNSGLGREFGPEGFAAYLEHKMIHLPQGWDGETD; encoded by the coding sequence ATGGGCGATCTCATCGAGCACGGGCAGCTCTTCATCGGCGGCACGCTGACCGACCCGGCGGGCGACGACACCATCGAGGTCGTCTCGCCCCACACCGAGGAGGTCATCGGCCGGGTGCCACACGCCGCGCGCGGCGATGTGGACCGGGCGGTCGCGGTGGCGCGGACGGCGTTCGACGAGGGCCCCTGGCCCCGAATGAGCGTGGCCGAGCGGATCGCGGTGGTCACCCGGATCAAGGACGCCATCGCCGTACGCCATGAGGAGATCGCCCGGGTCATCAGCGCGCAGAACGGCTCCCCGTACTCCTGGAGCGTCCTCGCCCAGGCGCTCGGCGCGATGATGGTGTGGGACGCGGCCATCACCGTGGCCCGTGACTTCGGCTACGAGGAGCGGCGGGCCGGGGTGCTCGGCCCGCTGCTGGTGCGGCGGGAGCCGGTCGGGGTGGTCGCGGCCGTGGTGCCGTGGAACGTGCCGCAGTTCGTGGCCGCCGCGAAACTGGCGCCCGCGCTGCTCGCCGGGTGCTCGGTGATCCTCAAACCGTCCCCCGAGACGCCGCTGGACTCCTACATCCTGGCGGAGATCACGGCCGAGGCGGGGCTGCCCGAGGGGGTGCTGTCGATCCTTCCGGCCGACCGCGAGGTCAGCGAGTATCTGGTCGGCCACCCGGGCGTGGACAAGGTGTCGTTCACCGGGTCGGTCGCGGCCGGCAAGCGGGTGATGGAGGTCGCCTCGCGCCATCTGACCCGGGTCACACTGGAGTTGGGCGGCAAGTCGGCCGCGGTGATCCTGCCGGACGCGGATCTGGACGCGGCCGTCGCCGGGATCGTGCCCAACGCCTGGATGAACAACGGCCAGGCGTGTGTGGCCCAGACCCGGATCCTCGCCCCGCGCAGCCACTACGACGAGATCGCCGAGCGCTTCGCCGCCGCCGCCTCCGCCCTGGTCGTCGGCGACCCGCTGGATCCGGCCACCCAGGTCGGGCCGCTGGTGGCGCGGCGGCAGCAGAAGCGGTCGCTGGACTACATCGCGCTGGGGCAGCGGGAGGGCGCCAAGGTGCTGACGGGCGGCGGCCGTCCGGAGGCCCTGGACACCGGCTGGTATGTGGAGCCCACGCTCTTCGGCGATGTCGGCAACGGCATGCGGATCGCCCGTGAGGAGATCTTCGGCCCGGTGATCTGTCTGCTGCCGTACGGGGACGAGGAGGAGGCGGCCCGGATCGCCAATGACTCCGACTACGGGCTGTCCGGCTCCGTGTGGACGGCGGACGTCGGGCACGGCATCGACTTCGCGCGGCGCATCCGCACCGGCACCTACTCGGTCAACACCTTCAGCCTCGACATGCTCGGGCCGTTCGGCGGCTACAAGAACTCCGGTCTGGGCCGGGAGTTCGGCCCGGAGGGGTTCGCCGCGTATCTGGAGCACAAGATGATCCACCTGCCCCAGGGCTGGGACGGGGAGACGGACTGA
- a CDS encoding membrane protein, with amino-acid sequence MSGQRPLSGEPHRPEAYGTQPTAAYGAQPTAAYATEPTEAYDSQPTTAYDTKPTETHDTKPTTASSGRIRAVRLGPRSVAALALVSAIGVVAFGWPLFAPGDSGITTHAADAPWLFAALLPLLLAVVVATIADTGLDAKAIAMLGVLAAAGAALRPLGAGTAGIEPMFFLMVLSGRVLGPGFGFVLGAVSMFASALLTGGVGPWMPFQMLAMGWVAMGAGLLPGAARLRGRAESLLLAGYGAVASVAYGTAMNLQGWTLMQGMASGISYVPGDPLGDNLARFVAYCLATSLGWDLPRAVVTMVLTLTLGGAILKALRRATRRAAFEAPTTFEAPATPEAPATPEEPATPEALATPEEPATPKARGLRGPDAPTAPSPTTAE; translated from the coding sequence GTGAGCGGGCAGCGCCCCCTGAGCGGCGAGCCACACCGGCCCGAGGCATACGGCACACAGCCGACCGCTGCGTACGGCGCACAACCGACCGCTGCGTACGCCACCGAGCCGACCGAGGCGTACGACTCACAGCCGACCACGGCATACGACACGAAGCCGACCGAGACGCACGACACGAAGCCGACCACGGCGTCCAGCGGTCGCATCCGGGCCGTACGCCTCGGCCCCCGCTCCGTGGCGGCGCTCGCCCTCGTCTCCGCGATCGGTGTCGTCGCCTTCGGCTGGCCGCTGTTCGCACCGGGCGACTCCGGGATCACCACCCATGCCGCCGACGCGCCCTGGCTGTTCGCCGCGCTGCTTCCGCTCCTGCTGGCCGTGGTCGTGGCCACCATCGCGGACACCGGTCTGGACGCCAAGGCCATCGCGATGCTCGGGGTCCTGGCGGCGGCGGGGGCGGCCCTGCGGCCGCTGGGCGCGGGGACGGCCGGGATCGAGCCGATGTTCTTCCTGATGGTGCTGTCGGGGCGGGTGCTCGGCCCCGGTTTCGGCTTCGTCCTCGGCGCCGTGTCGATGTTCGCGTCCGCGCTGCTCACCGGCGGCGTGGGGCCGTGGATGCCGTTCCAAATGCTGGCCATGGGCTGGGTGGCGATGGGCGCGGGCCTGCTGCCCGGCGCCGCCCGGCTCCGCGGCCGGGCCGAGTCACTGCTGCTCGCCGGGTACGGGGCGGTGGCGTCCGTGGCGTACGGGACGGCCATGAACCTGCAGGGCTGGACCCTGATGCAGGGCATGGCCTCGGGGATCTCCTACGTCCCCGGCGATCCGCTCGGCGACAATCTGGCCCGCTTCGTGGCGTACTGCCTGGCCACCTCGCTGGGCTGGGATCTGCCGCGCGCCGTGGTCACGATGGTGCTCACCCTGACCCTCGGCGGCGCCATCCTCAAGGCCCTGCGCCGAGCAACCCGCCGCGCGGCCTTCGAAGCCCCAACCACCTTCGAGGCCCCGGCCACCCCGGAGGCCCCGGCCACCCCGGAAGAACCAGCCACCCCGGAGGCCCTGGCCACCCCGGAGGAACCGGCCACGCCCAAGGCCCGCGGCCTCCGGGGACCCGACGCCCCCACAGCCCCCAGCCCTACAACCGCTGAATAA
- a CDS encoding acetyl-CoA acetyltransferase yields the protein MAAEPVIVEAVRTPIGKRGGALANLHPAYLLGETYRELLARTGIQPDCVEQIVGGTVTHAGEQSMNPARTAWLTMGLPYETAATTVDCQCGSSQQANHMVANMIATGVIDIGIGCGVEAMSRVPLGSGSKHGPGKPFPEEWNVDLPNQFQAAERIARHRGLTRENVDALGLISQERAARAWAEERFKRETFAVQVPTTEEEQTAGEGMWRAVDRDEGLRDTSMEALSGLKPIMPNAVHTAGNSSQISDGACAVLWASKRMARALKLRPRARIVAQALVGTDPHFHLDGPIDATKAVLGKAGMTLKDIDLVEINEAFASVVLSWARVFEQDLAKVNVNGGAIALGHPVGATGARLITTALHELERADKEFALITMCAGGALATGTIIQRL from the coding sequence ATGGCCGCGGAACCCGTCATCGTCGAAGCCGTACGCACCCCCATTGGCAAGCGCGGAGGCGCGCTCGCCAACCTCCACCCCGCCTATCTGCTCGGCGAGACCTACCGCGAACTCCTCGCCCGTACCGGCATTCAGCCCGACTGCGTCGAGCAGATCGTCGGCGGTACGGTCACCCATGCGGGGGAGCAGTCGATGAACCCCGCCCGCACCGCCTGGCTGACGATGGGCCTGCCGTACGAGACCGCGGCGACGACGGTGGACTGCCAGTGCGGCTCGTCGCAGCAAGCCAACCATATGGTGGCCAACATGATCGCCACCGGTGTCATCGACATCGGCATCGGCTGCGGGGTCGAGGCCATGTCGCGGGTGCCGCTGGGCAGCGGCTCCAAACACGGCCCGGGCAAACCGTTCCCGGAGGAGTGGAACGTGGATCTGCCCAACCAGTTCCAGGCGGCCGAGCGGATCGCCCGCCACCGCGGCCTGACCCGGGAGAACGTGGACGCCCTCGGGCTGATCTCCCAGGAGCGGGCGGCGCGGGCCTGGGCGGAGGAGCGGTTCAAGCGCGAGACGTTCGCGGTGCAGGTGCCCACGACGGAGGAGGAACAGACGGCCGGAGAGGGCATGTGGCGGGCCGTCGACCGGGACGAGGGGCTGCGCGACACCAGCATGGAGGCGCTGAGCGGGCTCAAGCCCATCATGCCGAACGCCGTGCACACCGCGGGCAACTCCTCCCAGATCTCCGACGGCGCGTGCGCGGTGCTCTGGGCCTCCAAACGGATGGCCCGGGCACTGAAGCTGCGCCCGCGCGCCCGCATCGTGGCCCAGGCCCTGGTCGGCACCGATCCGCACTTCCATCTGGACGGGCCGATCGACGCGACGAAGGCGGTGCTGGGCAAGGCCGGGATGACGCTGAAGGACATCGACCTGGTCGAGATCAACGAGGCGTTCGCCTCGGTGGTGCTGTCCTGGGCGCGGGTCTTCGAACAGGACCTGGCGAAGGTGAACGTGAACGGCGGCGCGATTGCCCTGGGACATCCCGTGGGGGCCACGGGGGCGCGCCTGATCACGACGGCGCTGCATGAACTGGAGCGCGCGGACAAGGAATTCGCGCTGATCACGATGTGCGCGGGCGGGGCGCTGGCTACGGGGACGATTATTCAGCGGTTGTAG
- a CDS encoding ABC transporter permease — protein sequence MSARMTAMPPRATPDATAPRRRPRLGFRTRFRTRFRTRPRAGAPRGSAPRSGSALHAGAWWLWALGLATAASRTTNPLLLGLLIAVAGYVVAVRRTDAPWARSYTAFLKLGLVVLAIRLFFAVFFGSPIPGTRVLFTLPEVPLPHWAQGVRIGGRVSAEGLVFALYDGLRLATLLICVGAANALASPARLLKSLPGALYEAGVAVVVAMTFAPHLVADVQRLRSARRLRGRPDRGVKALLQVGLPVLEGALERSVALAAAMDARGYGRTAQVPPAVARTTTALTLGGLLGVCCGTYGLLAAEGAGYGLPLLLAGLAAALAGLWLGGRRSVRSRYRPDRWGVRAWLVAGSGAAVAALMIRAASYAPGALQPSVVPLTAPTLPLWPAAGVLLGLLPAFASPAPTLPPAREPATPDRAPTNPAHARDRRRPDPRDTGTRPAAERHLRPDDAATDPPRDASRQPAPPDDAPANPARARDRGRPDLPGTDTWPAAGRHQRPRDTTTEPPPDTTPTPVPPPATSRQPAPPDDAPANPAHARDRRPPNPPYPGTRPAAEPHRQPGDATTQPPSAPDNHPNPTTAPTPPGEREDERAEAGPEEASP from the coding sequence ATGAGCGCGCGGATGACCGCCATGCCACCGCGTGCCACTCCCGACGCCACGGCCCCGCGCCGCCGCCCCCGCCTCGGGTTCCGCACCCGGTTCCGCACCCGGTTCCGCACCCGGCCGCGGGCCGGGGCCCCGCGCGGCAGTGCCCCGCGCAGCGGAAGCGCGCTGCACGCGGGGGCCTGGTGGCTGTGGGCGCTCGGGCTGGCCACGGCCGCGTCCCGGACCACCAACCCGCTGCTGCTGGGGCTGCTCATCGCGGTCGCGGGCTATGTGGTGGCCGTACGCCGCACGGACGCCCCGTGGGCCCGCTCGTACACCGCGTTCCTCAAGCTGGGCCTTGTGGTGCTGGCCATCCGGCTGTTCTTCGCGGTCTTCTTCGGCTCGCCGATCCCCGGGACGCGGGTGCTCTTCACGCTCCCCGAAGTCCCGCTGCCCCACTGGGCGCAGGGGGTGCGGATCGGCGGCCGGGTGTCGGCCGAGGGGCTGGTGTTCGCGCTGTACGACGGGCTGCGGCTGGCCACCCTGCTGATCTGCGTCGGCGCCGCGAACGCGCTGGCCAGCCCGGCACGGCTGCTCAAGTCGCTGCCCGGCGCGCTCTACGAGGCCGGGGTGGCGGTCGTGGTGGCGATGACCTTCGCACCGCATCTGGTGGCGGACGTCCAGCGGCTGCGCTCCGCCCGTCGGCTACGCGGCCGCCCCGACCGCGGGGTAAAGGCACTGCTACAGGTCGGACTGCCGGTGCTGGAGGGCGCGTTGGAACGGTCGGTGGCCCTGGCGGCGGCGATGGACGCACGCGGCTACGGCCGCACGGCCCAGGTCCCGCCCGCCGTCGCCCGTACCACCACCGCGCTGACGCTGGGCGGGCTGCTCGGCGTCTGCTGCGGTACGTACGGTCTGCTCGCGGCCGAGGGCGCGGGCTACGGTCTGCCGCTGCTGCTCGCGGGCCTCGCCGCCGCGCTCGCCGGACTGTGGCTGGGCGGCCGCCGCTCGGTGCGCAGCCGCTACCGCCCGGACCGCTGGGGCGTCCGGGCGTGGCTGGTGGCGGGGTCGGGTGCGGCGGTCGCGGCGCTGATGATCCGGGCCGCCTCGTACGCCCCGGGGGCCCTCCAGCCGTCCGTCGTCCCACTCACCGCCCCGACGCTGCCGCTGTGGCCCGCGGCTGGGGTACTGCTGGGCCTGCTCCCGGCCTTCGCGTCCCCGGCCCCGACACTGCCTCCGGCCCGCGAACCGGCTACGCCGGACAGGGCCCCCACCAACCCGGCCCACGCCCGGGACCGACGACGCCCCGACCCCCGGGACACCGGCACCCGGCCCGCAGCCGAGCGGCACCTGCGGCCCGACGACGCGGCCACAGATCCGCCCCGGGACGCGTCCCGCCAACCGGCCCCGCCGGACGACGCCCCCGCCAACCCGGCCCGAGCGCGGGACCGAGGGCGACCCGACCTCCCCGGCACCGACACCTGGCCCGCCGCCGGGCGGCACCAGAGGCCCCGCGACACGACAACGGAACCGCCCCCGGACACCACGCCCACACCGGTACCGCCCCCAGCCACGAGCCGCCAACCGGCCCCGCCGGACGACGCCCCCGCCAACCCGGCCCACGCCCGGGACCGGCGACCCCCCAATCCCCCGTACCCCGGCACCCGACCCGCCGCCGAGCCGCACCGGCAGCCCGGCGACGCGACAACGCAACCGCCCTCGGCCCCCGACAACCACCCCAACCCCACCACCGCACCAACCCCACCCGGCGAGCGAGAGGACGAGCGAGCCGAGGCGGGGCCTGAGGAGGCCAGCCCGTGA
- a CDS encoding metal dependent hydrolase yields MAQVARVTEHGGGVWSIPVPIPDNPLGHTLVHLLDTDRGPVLIDTGWDDPTAWDTLTAGLAACGTSVSDVHGVLVTHHHPDHHGLSGQVREASGAWIAMHAADAQVVRRTREAEPSRWLVYLEEKLSAAGAPEEHLAPLRASRESGRTGLPGQRAALPDREIVPGELLDLPGRRLRAVWTPGHTPGHVCLHLEEAHPAAGEGMPGHGRLFSGDHLLPEITPHIGLYEDPDDTTVIDPLGDYLDSLERVAALAPAEVLPAHQYAFTDAPARVRALLSHHEERLAGLRALLTTPLTPWQLAESMEWNRPWEQIPYGSRNIAVSEAEAHLRRLVKLGRAEAVPGSDPVTYHAI; encoded by the coding sequence ATGGCGCAGGTGGCGCGGGTGACCGAGCACGGCGGCGGAGTGTGGAGCATCCCGGTCCCGATCCCCGACAATCCGCTCGGGCACACCCTGGTCCACCTTCTCGACACCGACCGCGGCCCGGTCCTGATCGACACCGGCTGGGACGACCCCACGGCCTGGGACACCCTCACCGCCGGGCTCGCCGCATGCGGCACCTCCGTCTCCGATGTCCACGGCGTCCTCGTCACCCATCACCACCCCGACCACCACGGGCTGTCCGGCCAGGTGCGGGAGGCGTCCGGGGCGTGGATCGCGATGCACGCCGCCGACGCCCAGGTCGTCCGGCGCACCCGCGAGGCCGAGCCCTCCCGCTGGCTCGTCTACCTGGAGGAGAAGCTCAGCGCGGCCGGGGCGCCCGAGGAGCATCTGGCCCCGCTGCGCGCCAGCCGCGAGTCCGGCCGCACGGGCCTCCCGGGGCAGCGGGCCGCCCTCCCCGACCGCGAGATCGTCCCCGGTGAACTCCTCGATCTGCCGGGCCGCCGGCTGCGCGCCGTCTGGACTCCCGGCCACACCCCCGGCCATGTCTGCCTCCACCTCGAAGAGGCCCACCCGGCGGCCGGCGAGGGCATGCCCGGCCATGGCCGCCTCTTCTCGGGTGACCATCTGCTGCCCGAGATCACCCCCCATATCGGGCTCTACGAGGACCCCGACGACACGACCGTCATCGACCCCCTCGGCGACTACCTCGACTCCCTCGAACGCGTCGCCGCCCTCGCCCCGGCCGAGGTGCTCCCCGCCCATCAGTACGCCTTCACCGACGCCCCGGCGCGGGTGCGCGCGCTGCTGAGCCACCACGAGGAGCGGCTGGCCGGGCTGCGGGCCCTGCTCACCACCCCGCTCACCCCGTGGCAGCTCGCCGAATCCATGGAGTGGAACCGCCCCTGGGAGCAGATCCCCTACGGCTCCCGCAACATCGCGGTCTCGGAGGCGGAGGCGCATCTGCGACGGCTGGTGAAGCTGGGCCGGGCGGAAGCGGTGCCGGGCAGCGATCCCGTTACCTACCATGCGATTTGA
- a CDS encoding cytochrome P450, whose translation MTSPTRDSAPTPGPDSGPTPGPDSGAIPGPDSAPAPDPDSTPAAGPTPPPGCPAHSGRAPAGERLESLHGPEFAADPAATYARLREHGHIAPVELSPGVPVSLVTSYQTALDILRSPETFAKDARHWQALADGTIPLDNPVVPMMMYRPNALCSDGEAHHRLRAAISDTLDRLDIHALRRYVERSADFLIDLFGPKGEADLLKEYSARLPLLVFNQLFGCPPELSDKLVRALSALFDITEDSEQANVLLAETLFELIALKRATPGPDMTSWLIAHPSELTDEELVHQIVVLVGAGTQPQQNLICNGLLLLLSDERFAGALAGGTMLIEDALNEVLWKDPPLANFCIHYPRHEVTVDGHRLPKGEPVVISLAAANNDPYLLSNRRGNRAHLAWSAGPHTCPAKDPAQVIAAVAIEKLLDRLPDLELAVPAEQLEWRPGPFHRALAALPVRFPRTAAKSDEALAEMVAAATATGAGAVGSTPPVAGENTGRAGETSPHDGPAETARSADDTDSSATASTATAPESGSEHEARRRWWKSLAQWWRRG comes from the coding sequence GTGACGAGCCCCACCCGCGATTCCGCCCCCACCCCCGGCCCGGATTCCGGGCCGACGCCCGGCCCGGATTCCGGCGCGATACCGGGCCCGGATTCCGCCCCGGCCCCAGATCCGGACTCCACTCCGGCAGCCGGTCCGACACCGCCCCCGGGCTGCCCCGCGCACTCCGGTCGGGCCCCGGCCGGGGAACGGCTGGAGTCGCTGCACGGCCCCGAGTTCGCCGCCGACCCGGCCGCCACCTACGCGCGGCTGCGGGAACACGGGCACATCGCGCCCGTGGAGCTGTCGCCCGGCGTCCCCGTCTCGCTCGTCACCAGCTATCAGACCGCGCTGGACATCCTGCGCAGCCCCGAGACGTTCGCCAAGGACGCGCGCCACTGGCAGGCTCTCGCCGACGGCACCATCCCCCTGGACAACCCCGTCGTGCCGATGATGATGTACCGGCCGAACGCGCTGTGCAGCGACGGCGAGGCACATCACCGGCTGCGCGCGGCGATCTCCGACACCCTCGACCGGCTGGACATCCACGCGCTGCGCCGCTACGTGGAGCGCAGCGCCGACTTCCTCATCGACCTCTTCGGCCCCAAGGGCGAGGCCGATCTGCTCAAGGAGTACTCCGCCCGGCTCCCGCTGCTCGTCTTCAACCAGCTCTTCGGCTGCCCGCCCGAGCTGAGCGACAAGCTCGTCAGGGCGCTCTCGGCGCTCTTCGACATCACCGAGGACTCCGAGCAGGCCAACGTGCTCCTCGCGGAGACCCTCTTCGAGCTCATCGCCCTCAAGCGGGCCACTCCGGGGCCGGACATGACGTCCTGGCTGATCGCCCACCCCTCCGAGCTCACCGACGAAGAGCTGGTCCACCAGATCGTCGTCCTCGTCGGCGCGGGCACCCAGCCGCAGCAGAACCTGATCTGCAACGGGCTGTTGCTCCTGCTGTCCGACGAACGGTTCGCGGGCGCTCTCGCGGGCGGCACCATGCTGATCGAGGACGCGCTCAACGAGGTGCTGTGGAAGGACCCGCCACTGGCCAACTTCTGCATCCACTACCCGCGCCATGAGGTGACGGTCGACGGACACCGGCTGCCCAAGGGGGAGCCCGTCGTCATCAGCCTCGCCGCCGCCAACAACGACCCGTATCTGCTGTCGAACCGGCGCGGCAACCGGGCCCATCTGGCGTGGAGCGCGGGCCCGCACACCTGCCCCGCGAAGGACCCGGCCCAGGTCATCGCCGCCGTCGCCATCGAGAAGCTCCTCGACCGGCTCCCCGACCTCGAACTGGCCGTGCCCGCTGAGCAGTTGGAGTGGCGGCCCGGACCCTTCCACCGGGCCCTGGCCGCGCTGCCGGTGCGCTTCCCGCGGACGGCCGCCAAGTCCGATGAGGCGCTGGCCGAGATGGTCGCCGCGGCGACGGCGACCGGCGCGGGAGCGGTGGGCAGCACGCCGCCGGTCGCCGGGGAGAACACCGGGCGGGCCGGGGAGACCTCCCCGCACGACGGTCCCGCCGAGACCGCGCGGTCGGCGGACGACACGGATTCCAGCGCCACGGCGTCCACCGCCACGGCGCCGGAATCCGGCTCCGAGCACGAGGCCCGCCGCCGCTGGTGGAAGTCCCTGGCCCAGTGGTGGCGCCGCGGGTAG
- a CDS encoding acetyltransferase, producing MTATLRTARLLLEPYRPEDEDAFVALFQDRRVSRWMGDGKPTPEAEDRALFGRIFTKVYARRLFDVWAVREDGRYVGHAEIKPTEVAGGHEIVYALAPEAWGRGLGTELAEAVVGHGFGALGLSAVHATVTAANDTSLALLTRLGFAHRRDIEEDDGTTTRCLTLVRPPSAGAEGG from the coding sequence ATGACCGCGACGCTGCGCACCGCGCGCCTGCTGCTCGAGCCGTACCGGCCCGAGGACGAGGACGCCTTCGTCGCGCTGTTCCAGGACCGGCGGGTGTCCCGCTGGATGGGGGACGGGAAGCCCACTCCGGAGGCCGAGGACCGGGCGCTGTTCGGGCGGATCTTCACCAAGGTCTATGCCCGGCGGCTGTTCGACGTCTGGGCCGTCCGCGAGGACGGCCGGTACGTCGGCCACGCCGAGATCAAGCCGACCGAGGTCGCCGGCGGCCACGAGATCGTCTACGCGCTGGCGCCGGAGGCGTGGGGACGCGGTCTGGGGACGGAGCTGGCCGAGGCGGTCGTCGGCCACGGATTCGGCGCGCTCGGCCTGAGCGCGGTGCACGCCACGGTCACCGCGGCCAACGACACGTCGCTGGCCCTGCTCACCCGGCTCGGCTTCGCGCACCGCCGCGACATCGAGGAGGACGACGGCACCACGACGCGCTGCCTCACGCTCGTCCGGCCCCCGTCCGCGGGAGCTGAGGGCGGCTGA